One segment of Actinomyces sp. 432 DNA contains the following:
- a CDS encoding UTP--glucose-1-phosphate uridylyltransferase, with the protein MSTTGLAAAQAKMRDAGVAEQAIDVFSHYYRALEEGATGLVPEDTIEPLTQIDSIDDVQVDEAAAREALSKTVLIKLNGGLGTSMGMDRAKSLLPVRDGKSFLDLLVDQVMAARARYGVTLPLIFMDSFRTRADTLAALAAHPGIEVEGIPLDFLQNREPKLRADDLTPVQWEADPSLEWCPPGHGDIYTALVASGVLDALLERGYKYAMTSNSDNLGAAPSARIAGWFAASGAPYAPEMCRRTPADVKGGHLAVRKADGRIILRDTAQTPPEEMHYFTDQYRHPFFHTNNLWFDLEVLRDTLVERHGILGLPLIRNDKTVDPADPDSTPVIQLETAMGAAVEAFDGATAVEVPRSRFLPVKTTNDLLLLRSDVYEVDADGLLRQVPEQACVVDLDPRYYKRIADFEARFPHGVPSIRDASSLTVRGDWTFGADVVATGDAAVTEAGAPGVVQDGTRLD; encoded by the coding sequence ATGAGCACTACCGGATTGGCCGCCGCCCAGGCAAAGATGCGCGACGCCGGCGTCGCGGAGCAGGCCATCGACGTTTTCAGCCACTACTACCGTGCGCTTGAGGAGGGCGCCACCGGGCTCGTCCCCGAGGACACCATTGAGCCACTCACGCAGATCGACTCCATCGACGACGTCCAGGTCGATGAGGCGGCCGCCCGCGAGGCGCTCAGCAAGACCGTTCTTATCAAGCTCAACGGTGGGCTCGGCACCTCCATGGGCATGGACCGGGCCAAGTCGCTGCTGCCCGTGCGCGACGGCAAGAGCTTCCTGGACCTGCTGGTAGACCAGGTGATGGCCGCCCGCGCCCGCTACGGCGTGACCCTCCCGCTGATCTTCATGGACTCCTTCCGCACCCGCGCGGACACGCTGGCGGCCCTGGCCGCCCACCCGGGCATCGAGGTGGAGGGCATCCCACTGGACTTCCTGCAGAACCGGGAGCCCAAATTGCGCGCCGATGACCTGACGCCGGTGCAGTGGGAGGCGGATCCGAGCCTGGAGTGGTGCCCGCCCGGGCACGGCGACATCTACACCGCCCTGGTGGCCTCCGGTGTGCTGGACGCCCTCCTGGAGCGCGGCTACAAGTACGCGATGACCTCCAACTCCGACAACCTGGGGGCTGCCCCGAGCGCCCGTATCGCCGGCTGGTTCGCCGCCTCCGGCGCCCCCTACGCGCCGGAGATGTGCCGCCGAACCCCGGCCGACGTCAAGGGCGGGCACCTGGCGGTGCGCAAGGCGGACGGCCGCATCATCCTGCGCGACACCGCCCAGACCCCGCCCGAGGAGATGCACTACTTCACCGACCAGTACCGTCACCCCTTCTTCCACACCAACAACCTCTGGTTCGACCTGGAGGTGCTGCGGGATACGCTCGTTGAACGGCACGGCATCCTGGGACTGCCGCTGATCCGCAACGACAAGACGGTGGACCCGGCGGACCCCGACTCCACGCCGGTCATCCAGCTGGAGACCGCCATGGGTGCAGCCGTGGAGGCCTTCGACGGCGCCACCGCCGTGGAGGTGCCGCGTAGCCGCTTCCTGCCGGTCAAGACCACCAACGACCTGCTGCTGCTGCGCTCAGACGTGTACGAGGTGGACGCCGACGGGCTGCTGCGGCAGGTGCCCGAGCAGGCCTGCGTGGTGGACCTCGATCCGCGCTACTACAAGCGGATCGCCGACTTCGAGGCCCGCTTCCCGCACGGGGTCCCCTCCATCCGCGACGCGAGCAGCCTGACGGTGCGGGGCGACTGGACCTTCGGGGCCGACGTCGTCGCCACCGGGGATGCGGCCGTGACCGAGGCGGGGGCGCCCGGGGTGGTGCAGGACGGCACGCGTCTGGACTGA
- a CDS encoding DUF817 domain-containing protein produces the protein MPEERAPLSRLRLLPLRLAQFTAIQLACCAFPIAVFAGMAVSVLVWNRVDLPLARYDALLIYVVVVQTAFVVLKLETWRELAVICAFHLIGLALEVFKVRVGSWTYPDAGVVRLGGVPIFSGFMYASVGSYICQAFRRFDLHISDFRRWPVTALAVAAYANFYTHHFIWDLRWVVAVGFLLALWGSTVHFTVGGDRYRMPTAVSFVLIGVFLWLAENLGTFLNAWRYPDQQAGWHLVHVGKLGSWALLVTLSFVLVAAVKAEEGVHYGDGEARVTPPRRSS, from the coding sequence ATGCCCGAAGAACGCGCCCCGCTGAGCCGGCTGCGGCTGCTGCCGCTGCGCCTGGCCCAGTTCACTGCCATCCAACTGGCCTGCTGCGCCTTCCCGATCGCCGTATTCGCCGGCATGGCGGTCTCCGTGCTCGTCTGGAACCGGGTGGACCTGCCTCTGGCACGCTATGACGCGCTGCTCATCTACGTGGTGGTGGTGCAGACCGCCTTCGTGGTGCTGAAGCTTGAGACATGGCGGGAGCTGGCGGTGATCTGCGCCTTCCACCTGATCGGCCTGGCGCTGGAGGTCTTCAAGGTGCGAGTCGGCTCCTGGACCTACCCGGATGCCGGCGTGGTACGCCTGGGTGGGGTGCCGATCTTCTCGGGCTTCATGTACGCCTCGGTCGGCTCCTATATCTGCCAGGCCTTCCGGCGCTTCGACCTGCACATCTCCGACTTCCGCCGCTGGCCGGTCACGGCCCTGGCAGTGGCCGCCTACGCCAACTTCTACACCCACCACTTCATCTGGGACCTGCGCTGGGTGGTGGCGGTCGGCTTCCTCCTGGCCCTGTGGGGCTCCACGGTGCACTTCACCGTGGGCGGGGACCGCTACCGCATGCCGACCGCGGTGTCGTTCGTGCTGATCGGGGTCTTCCTGTGGCTGGCGGAGAACCTCGGCACGTTCCTCAATGCGTGGCGCTACCCCGACCAGCAGGCCGGGTGGCACCTGGTACATGTGGGCAAGCTCGGCAGCTGGGCGCTGCTGGTCACCCTCAGCTTCGTGCTGGTGGCTGCCGTAAAGGCGGAGGAGGGCGTGCACTATGGCGACGGCGAGGCCCGGGTCACCCCGCCGCGGCGCAGTAGCTGA
- a CDS encoding PRD domain-containing protein: protein MEILRVFNNNVILARDELGREAVLTGRGLGFQRRPGQDVDASLVARRYVLAQNAESVGEVMAAIPLERIALIERTFRAAARDLGTAVPSSTIVAVVDHVNQAMERVQAGTVMDYPLRAEAAHLHPEELRLAERMVAELNRAQEVQLPDGEAVALALHLFAAAVGAPSTREAARQSRLIGQVMDILKAAYGDDFRPDSIDAARFAVHLRYFLVRARTGEQLADGTGTVIAESLRRRHPRAYQVAVRVKELLEVRLGIAVREDETAYLTIHVARLENGIDRSRPHPGNNRM, encoded by the coding sequence GTGGAGATCCTGCGGGTGTTCAACAACAACGTGATCCTGGCGCGCGACGAGCTGGGACGCGAAGCGGTGCTGACCGGCCGCGGCCTCGGCTTCCAGCGCAGACCGGGCCAGGATGTTGACGCGAGCCTGGTTGCGCGCCGGTATGTGCTGGCACAGAACGCCGAGAGTGTCGGGGAGGTGATGGCGGCGATTCCGCTGGAGCGCATCGCCCTGATTGAGCGCACCTTCCGTGCCGCCGCCCGGGACCTGGGCACCGCCGTGCCCTCCTCCACGATTGTGGCGGTGGTGGACCACGTCAACCAGGCCATGGAGCGCGTGCAGGCGGGCACCGTCATGGACTACCCGCTGCGCGCCGAGGCGGCGCACCTGCACCCGGAGGAGCTGCGGCTGGCCGAGCGCATGGTGGCCGAGCTCAACCGCGCCCAGGAGGTGCAGCTGCCCGACGGCGAGGCCGTCGCCCTGGCCCTGCACCTGTTCGCCGCCGCCGTGGGTGCTCCGTCCACACGGGAGGCGGCGCGTCAGTCGCGGCTGATCGGACAGGTGATGGACATCCTCAAGGCCGCCTATGGCGATGACTTCCGCCCTGACTCCATCGATGCCGCCCGCTTCGCCGTGCACCTGCGCTACTTCTTGGTGCGCGCCCGCACCGGGGAGCAACTGGCAGACGGCACGGGCACGGTCATCGCCGAGTCCCTGCGCCGCCGTCATCCCCGGGCCTACCAGGTGGCGGTGCGGGTGAAGGAGCTATTAGAGGTGCGGTTGGGAATTGCGGTGCGGGAGGATGAGACTGCGTATCTGACGATCCACGTCGCCCGCCTGGAGAACGGTATTGACCGGTCGCGCCCGCATCCCGGAAACAACCGCATGTGA
- the uvrC gene encoding excinuclease ABC subunit UvrC — MGRISPAGHRALAEDFCAFMAGRTGPYLREVEAQMRAAAQALDFEKAGRLRDDAEALRKVIEQNAVVLPEATDVDVFALARDELTAAVQVFHVRGGRVRGQRGWVIDLVEDASDAELIERLLQQVYSDLLDPADAAAPAGTAVGAPVRSGPTTSLGVGGRAPAAPLERTAPENGARTGGRERGATSVDDVTHTATTAVPREILVPALPPDAEAVRDWLAGLRGARVELRVPLRGDKAALMGNVRKNAEEALRQHKTRRAGDLTQRSQALEELAEALDLPEVPLRVECYDISHTQGTYQVGSMVVFEDGAPKKSDYRRFVIRGQDGSGTADDTAAMHEVLTRRFKRLLAEQNSPGPVSGSVPADVGGQYVEEAAGGPVSGPVDPDTGRPRRFSYAPGLVVVDGGLPQVNAARAVLDELGVDVPLVGLAKRLEEVWVPGEEFPIVLPRTSPALYLLQYLRDESHRFAITHHRKKRSAGMTRSVLDTIPGLGPARQAALLKEFGSVKRIRAASPEQIAAVKGIGPALAATVARRLAAGGGESELPGAGTSAEPTPAAAGRDR; from the coding sequence GTGGGCCGCATCAGCCCCGCCGGCCACCGGGCCCTGGCCGAGGACTTCTGCGCCTTCATGGCCGGGCGCACCGGCCCCTACCTGCGCGAGGTAGAGGCGCAGATGCGGGCCGCCGCCCAGGCGCTCGACTTCGAGAAGGCGGGCCGCCTGCGCGACGACGCCGAGGCGCTGCGCAAGGTCATCGAGCAGAACGCGGTGGTGCTGCCGGAGGCCACCGACGTGGACGTGTTCGCGCTGGCCCGGGACGAGCTCACCGCAGCCGTGCAGGTCTTCCACGTGCGCGGCGGGCGGGTACGCGGTCAGCGCGGCTGGGTGATCGACCTGGTTGAGGACGCCAGCGACGCCGAACTCATTGAGCGGCTCCTCCAGCAGGTCTACTCCGACCTGCTGGACCCGGCCGACGCCGCCGCCCCCGCGGGCACCGCCGTCGGGGCTCCCGTCCGCTCCGGGCCGACCACCTCCCTCGGCGTGGGCGGTCGCGCACCGGCCGCACCGCTGGAGCGCACCGCGCCCGAGAACGGCGCCCGCACCGGGGGCCGCGAGCGCGGAGCCACCAGTGTCGACGACGTCACCCACACCGCTACGACGGCCGTCCCCCGGGAGATCCTGGTGCCGGCCCTGCCTCCCGACGCCGAGGCCGTGCGCGACTGGCTGGCCGGCCTGCGCGGTGCCCGGGTGGAGCTGCGCGTGCCCCTGCGCGGGGACAAGGCCGCGCTTATGGGCAACGTGCGCAAGAACGCCGAGGAGGCCCTGCGCCAGCACAAGACTCGCCGTGCCGGTGACCTCACGCAGCGTTCCCAGGCGCTGGAGGAGCTGGCCGAGGCGCTGGATCTGCCGGAGGTCCCCCTGCGCGTGGAGTGCTACGACATCTCCCACACGCAGGGCACCTACCAGGTCGGCTCCATGGTCGTCTTCGAGGACGGCGCCCCGAAGAAGTCCGACTACCGGCGCTTCGTCATCCGTGGCCAGGACGGCTCCGGAACCGCTGACGACACCGCCGCCATGCACGAGGTGCTCACCCGCCGATTCAAGCGGCTGCTGGCCGAGCAGAACAGCCCCGGCCCGGTGTCCGGCTCCGTGCCCGCCGACGTCGGCGGCCAGTACGTGGAGGAGGCGGCCGGGGGCCCGGTCTCCGGCCCCGTGGACCCCGATACCGGGCGTCCGCGCCGCTTCTCCTACGCCCCCGGGCTCGTCGTCGTCGACGGCGGACTGCCGCAGGTCAATGCGGCCCGGGCCGTGCTCGACGAGCTGGGCGTCGACGTGCCGCTGGTCGGCCTGGCCAAGCGCCTGGAGGAGGTGTGGGTGCCGGGGGAGGAGTTCCCGATCGTGCTGCCGCGCACCTCGCCCGCCCTGTACCTGCTGCAGTACCTGCGCGACGAGTCCCACCGCTTCGCGATCACCCACCACCGCAAGAAGCGTTCGGCGGGCATGACCCGCTCCGTGCTCGACACCATCCCCGGGCTCGGCCCCGCCCGGCAGGCGGCCCTGCTGAAGGAGTTCGGCTCGGTCAAGCGCATCCGGGCCGCCTCACCCGAGCAGATCGCCGCCGTCAAGGGCATCGGCCCGGCCCTGGCCGCCACCGTTGCCCGCCGGCTCGCCGCCGGGGGCGGGGAATCGGAGTTACCGGGCGCTGGGACGAGCGCGGAGCCGACGCCCGCTGCGGCGGGGCGGGATCGGTGA
- a CDS encoding beta-glucoside-specific PTS transporter subunit IIABC, whose product MAKVDYAALAPQLLDKVGGEGNVRSMTHCATRLRLVLADESKAATAQIKQLPGVVTVVQAGGQYQVVIGNDVPMLYEELGRITSLGPGSEAAEQPAEEGNLFDRFIKLISALINPVLWTLAGAGLIKAVLALLTTVGWMSDTGTTYTILNAAGDSVFYFLPIVLAISSARRFKANEITAVAIAGALVYPDIVALAEADSVTFIGIPVIMASYTSSLLPIIFSTWIQGYLERWLKRVLPGTIRNFTVPLVSLVVMVPLVLITIGPVTTAISGGISGGIQALFRAAPWLAGAIMGAFWQVFVMFGIHWGFTPIMLADLDKPGYSLMAAPLFAAVLAQAAAMLAVMIRTRSAQMRQVAGPAALSAFLAGITEPGIYGVNLPLKRPFVAGCIGGAVGGAIIAMGGGAISAFVFPSLIGIPALLQYGNVTVTFIGIGVAVAIGFVLALVLGFNESDAADSAAENSADAEAPATAEPTTVLGAPVAGRAMPLEKVTDPVFSSGALGGGIAVRPNGSGRIKVTAPAAGTLLTVMDSGHAYGIKTDDGVELLVHVGLDTVQLEGRGFSPKVTVGQRVARGQELAEVDLDIVREGGYDPTTILVVTNTASLASVVPVADADVEADADVVEIDH is encoded by the coding sequence ATGGCTAAAGTCGACTACGCGGCGCTGGCGCCGCAACTGCTGGACAAGGTCGGGGGTGAGGGCAACGTCCGCTCCATGACCCACTGCGCCACCCGCCTGCGTCTGGTGCTGGCCGACGAGTCCAAGGCGGCAACGGCACAGATCAAGCAGCTGCCCGGCGTGGTGACCGTGGTGCAGGCAGGGGGCCAGTACCAGGTGGTCATCGGCAACGACGTGCCGATGCTGTACGAGGAGCTGGGACGCATCACCTCGCTGGGGCCGGGCTCCGAGGCCGCTGAGCAGCCCGCGGAGGAGGGCAACCTCTTCGACCGGTTCATCAAGCTGATCTCCGCGCTGATCAACCCGGTGCTGTGGACCCTGGCGGGCGCCGGGCTGATCAAGGCCGTGCTCGCCCTGTTGACCACCGTGGGTTGGATGTCCGACACGGGAACCACTTACACCATCTTGAACGCGGCCGGAGACTCCGTCTTCTACTTCCTGCCCATCGTGCTGGCGATATCGTCGGCGCGTCGATTCAAGGCCAACGAGATCACCGCCGTCGCCATTGCCGGCGCCCTGGTTTACCCGGACATCGTGGCCCTGGCGGAAGCCGACTCGGTCACCTTCATCGGCATTCCCGTGATCATGGCGTCATACACCTCATCCCTGCTGCCGATCATCTTCTCCACCTGGATCCAGGGCTACCTGGAGCGGTGGCTCAAGCGCGTGCTGCCCGGCACCATACGCAACTTCACGGTGCCGCTGGTCTCGCTAGTGGTGATGGTGCCACTGGTGCTGATTACAATCGGCCCGGTCACAACCGCCATCTCCGGCGGCATCTCCGGCGGCATTCAGGCCCTGTTCCGGGCCGCTCCGTGGCTGGCCGGCGCCATTATGGGGGCCTTCTGGCAGGTATTCGTCATGTTCGGCATCCATTGGGGCTTCACCCCGATCATGCTGGCCGACCTCGACAAGCCCGGCTATTCGCTCATGGCGGCCCCGCTGTTCGCCGCCGTGCTGGCGCAGGCGGCGGCGATGCTCGCAGTGATGATTCGCACCCGCTCCGCGCAGATGCGGCAGGTGGCCGGCCCGGCAGCCCTGTCCGCATTCCTCGCCGGCATCACCGAGCCCGGCATCTACGGTGTGAACCTTCCGCTGAAGCGCCCCTTCGTCGCGGGCTGCATCGGCGGTGCCGTGGGCGGAGCCATTATCGCGATGGGCGGCGGCGCCATCTCCGCCTTCGTATTCCCCTCACTGATCGGTATCCCGGCGCTGCTGCAATACGGCAATGTGACGGTCACCTTCATCGGCATCGGCGTGGCCGTGGCCATCGGCTTCGTGCTCGCTCTAGTACTCGGTTTCAATGAGTCAGACGCCGCTGACTCCGCGGCGGAGAACTCCGCGGACGCGGAGGCCCCGGCCACCGCTGAGCCCACCACCGTACTGGGTGCCCCGGTCGCGGGCCGGGCCATGCCGCTGGAGAAGGTCACCGATCCGGTCTTCTCCTCCGGCGCGCTGGGCGGCGGGATTGCCGTGCGCCCCAACGGATCCGGGCGGATCAAAGTCACCGCGCCCGCGGCCGGGACCCTGCTCACGGTCATGGACTCCGGGCACGCCTACGGCATCAAGACCGACGACGGCGTGGAGCTGCTGGTACACGTCGGCCTGGACACGGTCCAGCTCGAGGGCAGGGGCTTCTCGCCGAAAGTCACCGTGGGACAGCGCGTCGCACGCGGGCAGGAACTGGCCGAGGTCGATCTAGACATCGTGCGCGAGGGCGGGTACGACCCCACCACGATCCTGGTGGTCACCAACACGGCGAGCCTGGCGAGCGTGGTCCCGGTCGCCGACGCCGACGTGGAGGCCGACGCCGACGTCGTTGAGATCGACCACTGA
- a CDS encoding Cof-type HAD-IIB family hydrolase: protein MFSSPPTPPKLPEGHALASATAPARPRIILLDVDGTLVTYTNMLPDSAVRAVRRARAAGHRVYVTTGRSRAEVPERIWSIGLDGMIGGNGAYVEDDGEVLLHRHLSRDDCARIVAWLRARGLTFYLESNSGLYAPESFPDAARDAIRAYAAGKGHDDAASLEVADALPDLVLTEQLVREDVNKISFVLSGPQDIEAARQAFPGLLVGTWGGRGHAALFGDLALPAANKVDAIDVLLRHLGASPGDAVAFGDGAVDVGMLRHCGVGVAMGNAAPGVKAAADLVTDDVEDDGLARAFTRLGLIEEP, encoded by the coding sequence GTGTTCAGTTCTCCGCCCACACCGCCGAAACTGCCGGAGGGGCACGCACTCGCGTCGGCCACGGCACCGGCCCGGCCCCGCATCATCCTGTTGGATGTGGACGGCACCCTGGTGACCTACACGAACATGCTGCCCGACTCGGCCGTCCGCGCGGTCCGCCGGGCCCGCGCCGCCGGGCACCGCGTCTACGTGACCACCGGGCGTTCCCGAGCGGAAGTGCCCGAACGCATCTGGAGCATCGGCTTGGACGGCATGATCGGCGGAAACGGTGCCTACGTGGAGGATGACGGCGAGGTGCTACTGCACCGCCACCTGTCTCGTGACGACTGCGCCCGGATCGTGGCGTGGCTGCGGGCACGCGGGCTGACCTTCTACCTGGAGTCGAACTCGGGCCTGTACGCGCCGGAGTCGTTCCCCGATGCCGCTCGCGATGCGATTCGTGCCTATGCCGCCGGCAAGGGGCACGATGACGCCGCGTCGCTGGAGGTGGCGGACGCACTGCCGGATCTAGTACTCACCGAGCAGCTGGTGCGCGAGGACGTCAACAAGATCAGCTTCGTGCTGTCCGGCCCGCAGGATATCGAGGCCGCACGCCAAGCCTTCCCCGGGCTGCTAGTCGGTACCTGGGGCGGCCGTGGGCACGCGGCCCTGTTCGGGGACCTCGCCCTGCCCGCGGCCAACAAGGTGGACGCCATAGATGTGCTGCTGCGTCATCTGGGGGCGTCTCCCGGCGACGCCGTGGCCTTTGGGGACGGCGCGGTGGATGTGGGCATGCTGCGGCACTGCGGGGTCGGTGTGGCCATGGGTAATGCCGCGCCGGGGGTGAAGGCGGCCGCTGACCTGGTGACCGACGACGTCGAGGACGACGGCCTGGCCAGGGCCTTCACCCGCCTCGGCCTGATTGAGGAGCCCTGA
- a CDS encoding Cof-type HAD-IIB family hydrolase, translating to MSQAPETDGAARPPAPPARRPSALRVVAVDMDGTFLRTGSTYDRDRFAPLRSRMREAGVRFVVASGNQEAQLLGFFPAADGLAPDGVVSDNGAIVLADGARLLETHVPMDALARVLAVLDDAAGLTFIASGPDGAYLRESETPEMRELLTFYHPQYQYVAHTADINGHRVSKIALVDKRGFTQVFLDRLSAALEGAMVPVVSGHDSVDLIVPGRHKASGLDVLLDHWGLTRGQAAAFGDSGNDAEMLTGVGYGIAMENASPAARRGARFTAPANDEDGVLQVLDAWFPAD from the coding sequence ATGAGCCAAGCACCGGAAACGGATGGCGCCGCGAGGCCGCCCGCTCCCCCGGCGCGCCGGCCGTCGGCGCTGCGCGTGGTGGCGGTGGATATGGATGGCACTTTCCTGCGCACCGGGTCCACCTACGACCGGGACCGCTTCGCACCGCTACGCAGCCGCATGCGGGAGGCCGGGGTGCGCTTCGTGGTTGCCTCCGGAAATCAGGAGGCGCAGCTGCTCGGCTTCTTCCCGGCCGCGGACGGCTTGGCCCCCGACGGCGTGGTGTCCGACAACGGGGCGATTGTGCTGGCTGACGGCGCCCGGCTGCTGGAGACGCACGTGCCCATGGATGCGCTGGCCCGGGTGCTGGCAGTGCTCGACGACGCCGCCGGGCTCACCTTTATCGCCTCCGGCCCGGACGGCGCCTACCTGCGCGAGTCGGAGACGCCGGAGATGCGGGAGCTGCTGACCTTCTACCACCCGCAGTACCAGTACGTCGCGCACACCGCCGACATCAACGGCCACCGGGTATCCAAGATCGCGCTAGTTGACAAGCGCGGCTTCACGCAGGTCTTCCTGGACCGGTTGTCCGCGGCGCTGGAAGGAGCCATGGTGCCGGTGGTGTCGGGGCATGACAGCGTGGACCTGATCGTGCCCGGGAGGCACAAGGCCTCCGGTCTGGACGTGCTGCTGGACCACTGGGGGCTCACACGTGGCCAGGCCGCCGCCTTCGGGGACTCCGGCAATGACGCGGAGATGCTCACCGGCGTCGGCTACGGCATCGCCATGGAGAACGCTTCGCCGGCCGCCCGGCGGGGCGCCCGCTTCACTGCGCCCGCCAATGACGAGGACGGCGTGCTACAGGTCTTGGACGCCTGGTTCCCGGCCGACTGA
- a CDS encoding GIY-YIG nuclease family protein, translating to MADPSTYRPAPGDIPTSPGVYRFLDAEGRVIYVGKAKNLRQRLSNYFQDLTALHPRTQKMVTTACAVEWTVVSTEVESLALEYSWIKEFNPRFNVKYKDDKSYPYLAVTMQETFPRAQIVRGARRPGVRYFGPFVQVWSIRETLDQLLRVFPIRSCSAGVFKRAHASGRPCLLGYIDKCSAPAWAASAPPATGPWPRTSAPSWPGAPAPTCAR from the coding sequence ATGGCCGACCCGTCGACATACCGACCCGCTCCCGGCGACATCCCGACCTCGCCCGGCGTATACCGGTTCCTGGACGCCGAGGGACGCGTCATCTACGTCGGCAAGGCCAAGAACCTGCGCCAGCGGCTGAGCAACTACTTCCAGGACCTGACCGCGCTGCACCCGCGCACGCAGAAGATGGTCACTACCGCGTGCGCGGTGGAGTGGACGGTGGTGTCCACCGAGGTTGAGTCCCTGGCCCTGGAGTACTCCTGGATCAAGGAGTTCAACCCGCGCTTCAACGTCAAGTACAAGGACGACAAGTCCTACCCGTACCTGGCGGTCACGATGCAGGAGACCTTCCCCCGCGCCCAGATCGTCCGCGGTGCCCGCCGCCCCGGTGTGCGCTACTTCGGTCCCTTCGTGCAGGTGTGGTCCATCCGCGAGACCCTCGACCAGCTGCTGCGGGTCTTCCCCATCCGCTCCTGCTCGGCCGGCGTGTTCAAGCGTGCCCACGCCTCCGGCCGCCCCTGCCTGCTGGGCTACATCGACAAGTGCTCCGCCCCTGCGTGGGCCGCATCAGCCCCGCCGGCCACCGGGCCCTGGCCGAGGACTTCTGCGCCTTCATGGCCGGGCGCACCGGCCCCTACCTGCGCGAGGTAG
- a CDS encoding glycoside hydrolase family 1 protein → MSAPMTFPNDFLWGGALAANQYEGAYDADGKGLSVQDVMPQGIVGPRTEAPTPDNLKLEGIDFYHRYKEDIALLAEMGFKVFRFSIAWSRIFPKGDETEPNEAGLAFYDRVLDELEKYGIEPLVTISHYETPLHLSREYNGWADRRMIGFFERYARTLFERYGRRVKYWLTFNEINSVLHEPFMSGGINTPKEELSEQDLYQAIHHELVASASATRIAHEVSPDLKVGCMILAIPFYPLTPDPRDVWAAKQAERDNYTFGDVHVRGAYPGYFLRKLRDKGIELDITEDDRRTLAEHTVDFVSFSYYMSSCETATQEREASGGNLMGGVVNPTLEVSQWGWAIDPRGLRTILNDYWDRWGKPLFIVENGLGARDELITGPDGTPTVADDYRIDYMNDHLVQVREAIADGVQVIGYTSWGCIDCVSASTAQMSKRYGFIYVDRNDDGTGTLERYRKQSFGWYRDVIASNGASLKA, encoded by the coding sequence ATGTCGGCACCAATGACCTTCCCCAACGACTTCCTGTGGGGCGGCGCACTGGCCGCCAACCAGTACGAGGGCGCCTACGACGCCGACGGCAAGGGACTGAGCGTCCAGGACGTCATGCCCCAGGGCATCGTCGGCCCCCGCACCGAGGCCCCCACGCCGGACAACCTCAAGCTGGAGGGCATCGACTTCTACCACCGCTACAAGGAGGACATCGCCCTGCTGGCGGAGATGGGCTTCAAGGTCTTCCGCTTTTCCATCGCCTGGTCCCGCATCTTCCCCAAGGGGGATGAGACCGAGCCCAACGAGGCAGGCCTGGCCTTCTACGACCGGGTCCTGGACGAGCTGGAGAAGTACGGCATCGAGCCCCTGGTTACCATCAGCCACTACGAGACCCCGCTGCACCTGTCCCGCGAGTACAACGGCTGGGCCGACCGGCGCATGATCGGCTTCTTCGAGCGCTACGCCCGCACCCTGTTCGAGCGCTACGGCAGGCGGGTCAAGTACTGGCTGACCTTCAACGAGATCAACTCCGTGCTCCACGAGCCCTTCATGTCCGGCGGCATCAACACGCCCAAGGAGGAGCTGAGCGAGCAGGACCTGTACCAGGCGATCCACCACGAGCTGGTGGCCTCCGCGTCCGCCACCCGCATCGCCCACGAGGTGAGCCCCGACCTGAAGGTCGGCTGCATGATCCTGGCGATCCCCTTCTACCCGCTTACCCCGGACCCGCGGGACGTGTGGGCCGCCAAGCAGGCCGAACGGGATAACTACACCTTCGGCGACGTACACGTGCGCGGCGCCTACCCCGGCTACTTCCTGCGCAAGCTCCGGGACAAGGGCATCGAGCTGGACATCACCGAGGACGACCGCCGCACCCTGGCCGAGCACACGGTTGACTTCGTGTCCTTCTCCTACTACATGTCCTCCTGCGAGACTGCCACTCAGGAGCGGGAGGCCAGCGGCGGCAACCTCATGGGCGGCGTCGTGAATCCCACCCTGGAGGTCTCCCAGTGGGGCTGGGCCATCGACCCGCGCGGCCTGCGCACCATCCTCAACGACTACTGGGACCGCTGGGGCAAGCCCCTGTTCATCGTCGAGAACGGCCTAGGCGCCCGCGACGAGCTGATCACCGGCCCCGACGGGACCCCCACCGTCGCGGACGACTACCGCATCGACTACATGAACGACCACCTGGTGCAGGTGCGTGAGGCCATCGCCGACGGCGTGCAAGTCATCGGCTACACCTCCTGGGGCTGCATCGACTGCGTCTCCGCCTCCACCGCCCAGATGTCCAAGCGCTACGGCTTCATCTACGTGGACCGCAACGACGACGGCACCGGCACCCTGGAGCGCTACCGCAAGCAGTCCTTCGGCTGGTACCGGGACGTGATCGCCTCGAACGGCGCCAGCCTGAAGGCCTGA